GAATTATTGGTCATTTTGGTTGTCCACTTACTATTTTGTCTGATCAAGGTGGTAATTATGAAAGTCAAATTTTTCAGAAGTTGTGTGAGTTACTTGAAATTAGAAAGACAAGGACGACACCAAGGCACCCTCAGTGTAATGGAAAGACTGAGCGTTTTAATAGGACCCTTATTAAAATGATCAAAAGTTATATTAAAGATGACAAAACAGAATAGCCGGGACCTTTACCTTGGTTGTTTAGGACCTGCATACAGATCTATTGTGCACGAGTCTACTGGTCTAACTCATAATCTCCTTATGCTGGGGAGAGAGTTTCGGGTTCCTTCAGAAATCATATTTGGGTCCATAACATTGTTTAGTGATCAAACAGTTACAGAGTATGGGACACATGTGGAAAATCTCAGAGACAAGCTGCAAGCATCTCACTGTATAGCACGGGAAAATTAACAGAATTCTCATTGGAGACAGAGAGACTTCTACAATTTAAAGACTTCTATATATCAATATGTAacttctatatatataaagcagGGTGATAAAGTTTCGTTCCTAAATGAGGGCCACAAAGATGGGAAATTGGGATATTTGTACTGGGGTCCATGTGCCATTGTTACCTTCAAAATACGGAACTCAGCGAATGCACCTATAATGTTGTACATCATGATAAATTGAAGCcttattaaacaaattatttctgttgtCGTACTTCTCATCATTCGCTTGTTTTCCGGATTTTCATAACTATTCGCGAATGTTTAAAGAAGTCTCCAAGAAGAGCTCATGGATATTTCCCTTATCATATGACCTTGTTtataaactatttatttatCCAGGCAGATAGGATAATAAGAGATCGGGATGGAATTTAATATactaaaaaaaccaacaacaaacaaatatataaacaaatttgtttatgaTATCCTTCATGTTTCTTTCAGAATGACTGAAGCAGAAGTACCTTAAAGAGGTGGAGGGCATACCATTGCCTAGACTGTGAGGAGCCGatgataaaatatattggaGAGCGACGGCAAGTCATCCCTCATTTGTATAAGTATCACATTCCCCTGGACCAAGTACCATATCACTGTTCATTATGTAACTTTCTAACTGCTAAACAGGATAAACTGACGTCACATGTGAAGGGATACTCAAAGCATGTGGAGGCGGCAAAGACCCTCGAGAAGAGTGGAGTgcccaaggaaaattttttgaGGGCTAACTCAAACCCAGTACATCTAACTGAGGGGGTTCACTTCATTCGTCTCAGTAGGAAGGAGTCCAGATAACACTGGCTGAAGGCTAATGCAAGCCGGACAGATTCGACTGGAGCAAGGCCCCTTCTGTCTGTTCCACACCCAACCCCTAAGATAGCCGCACCATCACCAGCCCCTGCAGCAGAGTTACCAGAGGCCGCTTTGGCTCCAAAGAGCTTCACTTTTGATGATTTGCTAGACGAAGATTTCAGTTTTCTTGACCCTTATCTTGAGGGTGATGCTGGGACCTCCATCGCAAGCGTGGTAGAGGCACAGGGCTCCTCAGGTGGACCGACAGAAAGATCAGCCAGTTGACATAGAGAGAGCAGTAACATCAAGAACAGAGAAAGTTACACCAGAAGTAGAAAAGGAATCAGAGAGCAAAGGAACTAAAAGAGCACCGACTATGGAGGATCAGTCAACAAAAAGAAAGAAGAGAGAAAGTAGCAGTAGCGAGAGCAGCAACGCCAGTAGCTGCAGCGATGAAGAGAGTAGTAGTGAAAGTGAAGGCGAGAGAGGACAGACAGGAAGAAAGCAAAGATGAAATCTTAACAGAACTAAGGAAGACGAACCAGCATCTTGCCATGATCTATTACATGCCTGCGAGAGATGAATTCAAGCATACAAGGCCAAGGTGCAACATTAGAGAAGATCGTAGAGTCTTTCAGTAAGAGCACAACTTCGTCAGATCTGAGGTAAGAAGTAGAGAGCAGAAAGGAAGAAGAGAGCAGAGAGGAAGAAGGAAGGAGGAGAGACTATGCCAGCACGAGAGGAGAGAACAGCAGAGGAATACAGGAAGAGACAGAGGAGAGAAGTGGAGGATTACTCAAGAGGGTATCATCAGTGGCAGCCAAGACGAAGCCCCAGAAAGAATAAGTGGTTCAGTTGGAGGAGGTAGACAAAGGAAAGACATTGACCTTCAAAAGTGTTTTAGTACTATTAGGCAGTGAATTTGCATTGTCAATTGTTGTCAagttatatattatatgtatttattgttgatatttaatCAGGTTTGTTATtggaaataattatttaaactcATGTAGATATTCATGGGGACATGAATCTTTTAAATGGGGGAGTTATTTAATGTTTCAAAGTTTTATCTACTTTTGAAATGACCCCCTTGTTATGAGAGCTTTAATATATCTTATCTATGTGTAATAACTTATGTATGCTTTTAAAGCATCATTATTGGTTAGAGTATCTAGTATTTTAAAGTTGTTCTAGGTATCGTGTATTTATCGTCTTTTTCTcaggtacatgtaacttaaacatGTGTTGTGAACTTGTGCAACTTTTACTTTCACATACGAACGTACATGTGTACTCTTTAATTGTTAACAAAAGAATTACGATATCGTACCTGTGTTGTAATATTATTGCGGTACATACTTGTTATGGCATATTTCGCCcgttataaaatgtattttcttgTTTCTTGTCATCCCGGCCTGTCtacatttttgtttatgaatATGGAATTGTGGGATACGTCCCTTTACTTCCgggttgtttttttcttgatcCACCGTTGAGATCTATACGCCCGCCTATATTTTACCGGCAGTGAAAATGGCTCATTATAATGTGTGAATAAaagttatattaatttttgagtCTACGTAATTTTATCAAttggataaatttttgattaatgaaatattaaattttaacagtttttttcaacaattattttaaattgtcattaattattttaaattgtcatttatCTTTGTTTTACTATATAGCCACATATTTGGATTATTTTGAGATCTGGTTATTTATAATTGAGGGGTCATACCCCGGTATTTAAATCAAGTTATTTAAGGGTGGTTAAAAGGcctggatttattttttttaccttaaattgttgttcattttgatttgatatgCAGACccaataaatttatgaaacttaAATTCTTTGTTTGTTCGTCAGTTGCTGAAATTGATGTCCGAATGAGATAGTCATTGGTTGCTATCTCGCTACAAGGCCAAGccaccaaagaaaacaaagaaatcggGGAGGATCCACCATTGAACTTCAACGAAAACCATCCAGTGCTTCTGTCACCCATGAAAATGAAGAAAGGGCCAAAGTGTATTTTGCAAGGGGACTTATCAAACATTACTGTATATTATGATGTGGCTGGCTCCTTTACTGATGTTGTGTGTGAAGAGGAAACCCCTAACATTGAGCCTACAATGGAACCGAAAACAGATGATTCCGAACCAAATCAAGTTCCCCAGAAACCTTCTTCACATCCGGACCTCTTGGAAGTTCCCAACAACAACTCTAGCCGTGATCTTGAAAGTCCCGGCAAGGAACTCTCTGAGAAAGCTGTCAACCAACCTCATCTCTACGCGTGGATTTAACCCCACAGAGATCTAGTAAAAGACCAAGGATCATGACTACGAAAGTCCCACTTACACCCATCAACAGTGTGTGATTTGGCAAGACCCTCAACCTTAGCCTCAAGTGATGACCGAAACAAGATCTACTCGTTTTGTTCTCTTTCCCATGAAGATTAGAAAACAGTGGGTTACCTGTACTGGACTGGGCTATTCTTCAATGTATGTCACCTGCCTCCCGAAAAACCATCCCTGGCCTAAGAAGAATGCACCATTCCTATGCCCAGTTTGTGTGGTTTGATTCCATTGAAATACACAAGACACTTCTTTACAGAAGACTTTATTAAGAGTGACATACCTTCGATCATATGTTCAACAGAGACTgttcaatgatattttatttaatttttttttatgtcttttataTATCTTTTGGAAATTATTTATATGGTATCATgcatatttaaaagtttatcaTGGTTCggcaaaaaatgaattaaagtacacaaatataactatatatgcttgtatttGAATGGTTGTTTATAATCAGCATATGCAACAATTCAGTtcataaaatgtaatcaattcTTATCAGTCATAATCATTACTGTTGcaacaaatatattattatagaaacaacgaacaatttaaatagttCACATAAAGTATATCACAGTCACTCTAAATGGTGTCAATTATGGAATTCCATTAATCGGTCAAAACTTGTGGAGGTACGGAGTCACGGTCACATAAGTCCTTATCCAGTAAGATATTCTTCACTTGATGACGAAACGCAATTAGTTCATCTCTTTAAGTCTTGATTGCATTCATACTTGAATACTCAATGTACAGTTCATTACGCAAGTCCTCGTCTTGTACGCTCCCAATAAGAGTATTAATAAGGTCACTTATTAGTTATGATTTAGTCATGTTTCCAATAAAAGACGTGCCTCTTCTTCTTTTGTAACGCAAACACACAAGTTGTGGGTGTCCGAGTTTTCAGCAAGTCCCATGTATCTGTTAAAGAGGAAGCACGCAAGCTTAAAGCTTTTTTCAGTGAAACTGATCGTTCTTTGCTCAACAGTTTTCCATCTAAACTCATCAAGTTCGCACGTGGATCACTGGGATGGAGCAAATACACTTTCTTGCGAATCAGTGTTCGAAATGGAAAAACTTGCTCTTCTACATCCCTCCGCCTTGTTGATGGTACATCAGACTGTAGAGCCCATCATTTCTTTGAGGTGTTGTtggagctaaaaaaaaaatgaatgcataatacaataaaataaatttcaacagCTCAATTGATACCAGTGgattgaaatagaaaaaaaatatttcagtataGATTTGTGTTTACTCACAATTAATGTAGAAAACAGAATTGAGAAATAAGATATtacaaactatttaaaatgttttatttaattcatttagcAGTCATATTTATACCATCACAAATTACCTGTTCAAATACTTCTAAGTTTCAGGTTAATCGAAGCCAGTCCTCTCCATTAGGAACTTCTCGTGATGCTTAAACTTTCTTATTAACAACTTCGGCTTTGAAATCCAGACCTTCTCCTGCAGGAGTTGAACAGGAGCACTTATaagtatgtaaacaaaaatcttGCCTTACTTGTAAATTAACTTCCAATTTCAcaataaaacattgaatgcccACTATTAACAGTACATCTTGCAATTAAAAGGAATTTATTATCTGCACTAGAGATCGGAACATGAAATAGTAACAGTTTAACAAATCTCTATACAACATGTACAAGATGAgttttgtacatatttaaacaatttatttctaACATGTAAATTCAGTGTATGGCCgcttattaaatttgttaaaatttcccCTTACCATTTAGATGATTTCCACTGAGACTGACACTCTCTGTCTAGTTGTAAAATTCTTTTAGTTCGTCTGGTATACACTGTCTTTGAATAGATTCCATGATTTCTATCTCCTGGTATTTTGGATGGTTTCTTGCTTTTGCAGACACTATGGCATCAATGTTTCCGCTAAGCAGTCCTGCACCAAAGTTTAGCATTGCCTGCAAAAAAGGTCGATATGTGcacaaagtttgaatttgttgCCTCAGCCATGCTGTACTTGAAGAAACCTACTTATGGTGGCCTAATTTTGCTAGATTTGCTTATTATTTGGAACCTAATACAATCCTAACCACGTTAGGATTGCCATTGCTAAGTATAAAAACAGGGCGAGAGAATGCGTAGCACGCTTTTCCATTTCTTTACTCTCTGTAAGCTATATTGGTAAACACTcattacaataatttttttttacaaaagcgAGGTGTTCTTTTTCATTAATCTTTGAAGATCACAAATCCAACTCATGTGTTGGGGATAGCACAGGATCCACATAATTTTGTGACTTGTCTCAGGTTAAAGTGGAGTTGGACATACTCGTAAACACCAGTCACGTTACaattggtggcagcggtgggatccAGTGAAATTCTTCAAGTGCTACACTGAGCACAGTAAAACACAAATGGTGAGGACAAAGATAACACCGAAAAAGGTAGGACAAGATcttaaaggtcatttaaatgACACTGGCCCACAAGTAAGCTCACAGTATTGCTTACTGAAAATTCTCAGTTTCTAATGGTCTATAGAAAGAGATGCTAGTCTAGACCAAGCTTAAAGAGAATCTGATCATTTGGTCTCTTTTTGCTTTGATTGGTTGTTGTTTATTGTTCAAAGCATTGACCTCTTTTCCACTTAATGAGATTGTTCGGAGTTCTTATGAACATGTAACGATCTCTCCAGCATCTTCTGATCCATGAtcataatagtacatgtatcatggaAATATGGGAGAACAAGCACTGAAGCTAATgacctaaacggtaaaagaaaTACACAAGGGATAACACTTTGGCTATCTTTgtgacaaaaaattcaaagcagCTCAAAGGGTGCCTATTATGAACCTAACCTAATTGGGCAGCTTAGGCCTGATGCCACTGATGTGGGTCAAGGTTCTTCTCCTGGAATAGGGCATATATTTGAACTGCCATTTGCTGATGCAACTCCTCTTTGCAACTCAATAAAAAGAACGCAGGATGAGATGAGTAAATGAATATTCAGTTAGTAGGACCTTTTAATTACAATGATGTTTTGAACAGTTAATCAATTCTTGTAAATTTTGCTAAGCTCAACTCATGGAGACATGACAAGTGTAGTCGAGTGCGGGGTCAAGCAGAAAGTTAAGCTTTTGGGTAACCCCTTGCAGCTCAAAGGGAATATGAAAAACTTCAACAAAAGATCGAGCAGAAGTTTCGTCATTCTGCTATAAAGAAACGCAATATACTAGTAACAGATGCTAAACAAGAAAGCGGTAATCTGGAGAGTCTTTAAGAGATTTCGGACAAGCTAATGAAGACGTTTAAAGGAAAGCTTAACCAGAAAACCCTGATATAGTTAAATTAAGTCGTTTTTGGGCAAATGTGGACTGTCTAAATATTTTCGTTTGGCAGTGAAGAGGATTAGGCTCAAGACACTGCAGAAAGCTGCCCTAAATGCTATGGAAGAGGAATGTATGCGAGTTGGAGAAAGGGAGAGAGGGCACTGTTTTAGGACCTTAAAGTCGTCCACCAACAGATGTATGAAATTGGAACTGATCATGAGACGGCGTACGATGTTGTAGCGGATGGACAAATCTCGACTGTACTGGAGAGTCTACCAAGGTACTTATTTTTGGTGATTCGGTTATTTTAGGATATTAAAGGCATACCTCATTGgcgaagattttattttaaaatgttgttgtaGATAAGATTAAGACGAAAAGAGTTTCATTATCAAAGGGGTCAAAGTACCTTTTGGAGTCTCTGATGAAGAAGGGCCTGGAAGAGTGATAGCATTAGAATCGACAGTTGTACCAGTTGGTGGTGAAGCCCTGGCCCCACCGCCACCAAACATAGTTAATCACAAAACTCAACTCTGCGAAAATACTCAAATCCATATTCTCAGCCTCAAATCACCGTCACCAAACATTTGAGTACGTACTCAAATTTTATAGATAGCTCTTAACCCGTCTCAAGTATATACCCGAGCATAAAAATGGTTGCGCACAGACGACAATTGCGACGCCGATGTCGTCAGCTGTTAAATAATCCAGCTATTTCAAGAAGGGTCATTCAAAACCGGATGAATCCCTTGGAAAATTACTCTTGGGACGACATTTTTGACCGACTTCGGGTTTGTCCACACACAATTCATTTTATCATGGACATAATTGCGTCGACCCTCGCTCACAACACAACAAAGAACTGCTACTTTCCCGCGGTTCTCCAACTTCTTACCTGCTTGCGCTTTTCAGCGACGGGGACATTCCATTGCCTTGTTGGATGTTGGGGTGTCTAAAACGACCACCGTAAGATGCTGTCATGCAGTCTGTGATGCTGGAATAATataatatcgtttatttgtaccacgtggacttttattgacagtaattgacacgtgctgaaaactacaagatcttcatccgactacggtcatcatggTATATGAGGTGAAAGGGACCCCCTAAACGGAACACGTCCTCACTTACTCgctaatttataaattgtttaccaatttcggttcattttaaaatgaacagatataaatgtcaaataacccctcaaggggcctcatttacaaaaatgaatttggattgtagcaactcctatgattaacacgaaaaatacatgattacaaaataataactggttattttaaaaaactttgaacaattagAACATTAGGacttggactttcagtaagatttaactatctatttcttgcgtcaaaacaagttaaagctgcttggtccgattttttggttattacagtatcacatttttttttcatacacaccatttatcttagaaagttatggactttctcctattacaCCAGCTGAATCAGTttcctttcaaagttaaaaatcatttctttttgggcaaacgaaaaatcaaaccaaaatgcatcacgggaaatgtttagaaaaagaaaccgtttggttttgtcccccgaatgattggggttattcaacccgcatgctgtGCATCgattgttaagttgatccacgaaattaaatgttcattgaaattcaatttcaactaacatttcGTATTGATAGGATCACTGGCCACAAaattacatatccttgaaactgtgattttctgaaaatccacgaaaattgatacccacgaaaattaatgaaaccacattaataagatttatttaatggggaactttgtaattttctgaaagtttatacattcatgagtagtacaa
This portion of the Magallana gigas chromosome 7, xbMagGiga1.1, whole genome shotgun sequence genome encodes:
- the LOC117684239 gene encoding uncharacterized protein encodes the protein MEDQSTKRKKRESSSSESSNASSCSDEESSSESEGERGQTGRKSEVRSREQKGRREQRGRRKEERLCQHERREQQRNTGRDRGEKWRITQEGIISGSQDEAPERISGSVGGGQATKENKEIGEDPPLNFNENHPVLLSPMKMKKGPKCILQGDLSNITVYYDVAGSFTDVVCEEETPNIEPTMEPKTDDSEPNQVPQKPSSHPDLLEVPNNNSSRDLESPGKELSEKAVNQPHLYAWI